The following are encoded together in the Lathyrus oleraceus cultivar Zhongwan6 chromosome 3, CAAS_Psat_ZW6_1.0, whole genome shotgun sequence genome:
- the LOC127129765 gene encoding uncharacterized mitochondrial protein AtMg00810-like, whose amino-acid sequence MEQEERLVLARIGIRQMQICEYDVYVQVVAQDITTICLYVDDLLVTKNNLKKLSKFKELMKKEFEMSDLGKLSYFLGMKFQMSKQVMVLHQRKYVKEIPKRFMMDDLTPASSPIEPNLKFEKHGEEDKTDATLVKQIIGSQRYMCNSRPDICFSVELVSIYMSEPRVSHMMVARRILRYL is encoded by the coding sequence ATGGAACAAGAAGAGCGACTTGTACTTGCTCGAATTGGGATTCGTCAAATGCAAATCTGTGAGTATGATGTCTATGTTCAAGTTGTGGCACAAGATATAACAACCATCTGCTTATATGTCGATGACTTGCTAGTAACTAAAAATAACTTGAAGAAATTGTCAAAGTTCAAAGAGctgatgaagaaggaatttgaaatgtcggaTCTGGGAAAGTTGTCATACTTCCTAGGCATGAAATTTCAAATGTCGAAGCAAGTTATGGTGctacatcaaagaaagtatgtcaaGGAGATACCCAAGAGATTCATGATGGATGATTTGACTCCTGCATCTTCGCCTATCGAACCAAATTTGAAGTTTGAGAAGCATGGAGAGGAAGACAAAACCGATGCAACTTTGGTCAAACAAATTATTGGATCTCAGAGATACATGTGCAACAGTCGACCTGATATATGTTTCTCAGTCGAATTAGTGAGCATATATATGAGtgaaccaagggtgtcacatatGATGGTTGCAAGAAGAATCCTGAGATACTTATAA